Genomic window (Drosophila ananassae strain 14024-0371.13 chromosome 3L, ASM1763931v2, whole genome shotgun sequence):
CTCTCTATAGAGGCGTCGTCGCATGAGTGCAGGGATATTGAATGGGGTTTTTGGAATGGATCAATTGAATGGTGAATGGTTGTGGCAAAGGTGGCGAACACATCGTCGTGGGGAATGCGGGTGATGCGGGATAAATAGGAAGACAGAGAGATTACATTTTAGGGATAGACATTCATTAGTTACTTGGCCTTGTGTTGTGGATGGAGGGCTAGTCCATTGATTCTGATACATGTTGCTTCAGTCTCGACTGAATTAAATTGTGTTTGTTTCTTTAAATGCGCTTTAAATGACAAAAAGCGAAAGGCGATAGTACCTCGACTCATGTTATCCAATTGTAGttccaatttaaaaattttaattgcattcAAAATTGCTCAACAATGTCTACAAGATGCGTAACAAACTAGAGTAATACATAAATAGTAGTCTATAGTTAAACAGAAACAGGTATTTTACATATTCTAGGTGTGTGCACCGTTCTTTCTTTTGATTTCTAAATAGGTCACAATTATCACTCATCAGACGCAAATACCGCAACAACTTAACTTAGTTAAACTCTAATTCTATGTACACATTTATCCTCTAAGGACTATGTCAGTTTCCTTACTTCCTTTACAATTGAAAGTAGTTTTCATAACATTTTGTGTGTTCTGTTGTCTTTTATATCATCCTGTGTGCGTAGTCTTCTTCTAATTAGTTAAGTTTTGTAGGATTCGAGCAATTTTTTGTAGAATATATGCCAATAGAGCTAATAGTATACTTTGGTTTCACAAAATACAGCATTATAAGCAGCAACTACGAACATCAAAAGTTGAACAAACACAATTCGAGGAGGACGTGGCAGTGCGATTACGGAATGAACTTCATGGCATTTGAGTTTGGTTTAGTGGAACGCATAAAATGACCCAAAAACAAACGCTAGGCAAGGTAACTAAAACAACTACTCGTAGTATCAAAAATAGTATTTGTGCAACGTCTACAAAAAGCAGGATAtactgtgtgtgtttgtgggtGCAGGCACTTATGTTCAATCAGCCTTCGGTTCGGCGTTGATAGATATGATTACTGGGATAGATATATCAACGTCTTAGGGGTCTAGTTATTATATATAGATAGGTATATAGATAGTTCAGCAAATGCGCAACAattcaaattgaaaatatatagttTCGATTCTCGTTTTTGgacaaacaaaaactaaatacATATATGGAGGTATGTATGGAGGCCTCCTGTCCGGAGGAGGTAAGCGTGACAACACGAGGTCTGGGAAGGCCCTGATTCGCTACTTACGAAGATCGCGGCTCGGCCATCACTTCTGAGACGTCGCTGCGTCGGATCTCCGTTTCCCGAACAGCCTCCGTCAGAGTCTTGAACACGGTGTTGTGTATCCTGTTTTAAACAATACATAATATttagttattaattaataCAAATATAGCAGTTACTCACAGTTTGCATATCACATCCACCAGGAGTGTGGTAATGGGCACCAGAAAGAGTCCGAAATAAAAGACTGGCGTCGAAAGCAGCTGAATATCCATCCCGCGGAAGTTGCTGGCCAGGTTAAATGTGGGCCATACATGGCTATAAATCACCAGGAACACAAACCACATCACTATGGAGCCCCAAATGGCCAAGTGCGTTAGCCAGGTCCAGGAGTTGGTGATGAGTCCAGCCTTCAAGCAAACTGTTACAATAACGTACTGGAAAATAGAGGAAATATGTTAAACATAAGTCTTGATCTACAATGTATGGTAGTCCAACCGTGTACACCAGATTTCCCATCATTAGATAGTCACTGGTCAGCCCATCGCTCCAGATTACTTCTCCCGTAAAGGCCACCAGTGGCAGCCAGAAGAGGAACACCGAATGCAGCAGGGCGTTGAAGATCCAGATCCAGAAAACCTTCACATTGAAGAGTTTCGCTTTCTGGGACGTCTTGTAGAGCAGTGGATACCGCAGCATAGTATCCGCCGTGCAGAACTTCTCGAAGAGACCCATGGCAAATGGGGGCATAGCCGTGAAGAGGACATTGTACAGGCCAATGGTCCAGCGCTCGAAGAGGATCTGGCCCGACCAGCCGGAATAGACGGCGAACCAGAGCTCAATGACATACAGACACACGTTCTTGTAGAAGCTGTACAGGATCAGCTTGGAGATCCTGGCATAATTCCAGGCTCCATGCACCAACAGCAGCCGTTGCAGATACCTGAACTGGGCTATCGAGTAATCCGAGGCGCAGGCCGCCTGGAGACCCTCTACGCCGGAGATTCCAATGCCCACACTGGCCTTCTGGATCATGGCCACATCATTCGCTCCATCACCAATGGCCAAGGTAACAGCTTTTGTGTTGAGGGTCACCATCTCAACCACCTCGGCCTTTTGCATGGGCGAGACCCGGCAGCAGATAACCACGCGGCAGAGCAGGCAGAGTTCCTGAAAATCATTGCGCAGATCGCAGCTCAGGGCATACTTCAGGGTGGTGCCGTCAATCACCAGCGCCACGTTGGCGTCCTTGGCCATGGAGCTCTTGAACTCGCCATAGTGCCGCTGGATGACATCGCGAGTGGCCTAAAGAAAGTCATTCATTAATATCCGATATGAACTTCAAAGTTATCTACTTACGTCCAGACTCTCCTCATTGAGGATTATTATGTCCATGGAGTGCGATATCAGGCGACAGGAGTAGCCAATGTTAATGGCCGTCTCCTGTTTATCTCCCGTGAGCACCCAGATAAAGATGCCGGCGTCCAGCAGAGAAGCGATGGTTTCCGGCACGCCATCCTGCAGCCGATCCTCAATGGCAGTGGCTCCCAGGAGGCGCAGATTGTTCTCAATCAGATTGGCCGCATCCTCCAGTTTGCTTTCTCGATTCTGCAGTGCTGTGGAGGCCTTGTGGAAAGTCTGACGCCACTCCTCGTAGACATCCGGTCGGATTTCGGTCACCGCCAGACAGAGTGTCCTCAGGCCGTCAGATGCAAACTCCTCGAGGTGGCGGAGCGTCTTATCCCTGAAAGCTTGACCCTGTGGAGCCAGTCGTTCGTAGATCACCGTATCGGCGCCCTTGCAGAAGAGCTTGATCTTGTTGTCCGGGGTGCGGACAATCAAGGACATACGTTTCCGCGTCGAGGTGAACTCCAGGACATTCAGGACTTCATAACGCTTGCGCTCGCCCAGGGCATTGATCTCCACATACTCCGGGGTGCGGGTGTCAAAGATGTAGCCAAACTTCTGGGCACCCTCGACCAGGGCCCGTTCGTCCGGACTGGCAGCATGATAGATGATGGAGCCATCGTCCTTCCTCTCGGGTATCACCGTATGGCAAACGGATAGAAGTACCAGGAACTCCTCAATCACAGCGGCGGTCGGGTGCCGACTCAGAATGTTCTGCACCACCAGTGACTCCTCCGGAGTGCGTTTCGGCACATAGCTATGGCCCGCAATGGAGCACTTCTTGAACTCCATCACGTTCTGGGTGAGGGTGCCTGTTTTGTCCGAGAATATGTACTTGACCATGCCCAGTTCCTCGTTGAGATTCGAGGTCCTGGCCATGGCCGGCGTGTTGGACTCCTGGTGATACATTTCTATGTCATAATTGATGAAGATCGCCTGCAGGAAGCGGACCAGCTCGAGGGTCACCTGCAGCGAGATGGGTATCAGATTGTTGTACAGGATGAAGAAGGTCAGCAGGTTGTAGCCCAGGCTCATGCTCTTGAAGTCATTCAAGCCCAAATACCAATCCGTATCGGAGTGCTCCCGCGTCCAGAAGAGATTACACAGACCGCTGGTGATGCACAGCGAGATGAGGATCATGAAGAGCATCAGGATTTGGGTATTGGTCAGCTTGTCCACGGTGGAGCGTTTCAGTGGTGCCGAGGTAGAGTTCTTCATCAGCTTGGTCTCCTGGCCGGAGTAGACCACCACTCCGAATATCCACGCCGTGTTCCGCAGCATAGCACCACGCTGGAGCACCTGATCATTGCCCAAGGCCACGGTTCTGGAAAGACAAACGGAGATTAGcttttttttcaacaaaaaataaataatatgaaTAACTTACGGCTTCCCTGTTTCCTTCAGCACTCCATTAAACTCGTACAAGTGCCGGTTGGGCAGCTCACACTCGACTTTGCCCTCCAGACGCAGCAGGTCCTTGGTCTCCAGCAGGCCAGCGGTAGCTGTGACGCCCTGCCGGATCTTCAGATTCGTTTCACCATCCAAGTTGGCCGTTTCAATGAAGCACATGGCTTGCGGTTCActattgaaattattaaaaaaggtTAAAATTAATATAGATCGTGGAATTGAGATCAATTGATGGGCAGTGTACCTGGAGGAGAGCAATATCAGATCGGCGGGAAAGAATGTGTTGATGGTGACTTTGATGATATCGCCCACAGTGAGCTCCGACCATCGGACTGTGATCCAGGCGCCACTGTCCAGCCGTTCGATGCTTCGATGATTGATCTCATTATCCGCCCGATGGCGTTTCTGGAAGGGATTCAAATGTTATCTGTGACTCCTGTGACTTAACTATCTATGAAACACTCACAATATCCTCGATTATCTCCTTAATGGCGCTCACCGAGAGGATGAACATCAATGGCACCAGGGTGGTGTAGCGTCCCGTGGGCGATACTTCCGGAATTTGCTGCAACATGGCAATTAGCAGGAAAAAGCAGTTGGAGTACCGCCGGAACTGCTCGAATAGGAACGCGGGCAGAAAGCTAATGAAACTGTAAGCCAAGAGGATAATGGCAGGCTTTAGTGTTATCTTATCGGGGTGATGGGAGTTGGTAATTACCTATATTTGGCCGTCGTTATGCGATTATTGCAGTACTTGGTGGTCTGCGGCGCATTTAGATTTATGACACGTTTCTGTCCATCGTCCGGATCGTAGCCGGCCGAGGAGGTAAAGTCCTCATCATCTGGAAAGATAATTAAGGGGTTTACGATAAGGTCATTAGGTATAATAAGTGTGATAAGGTGGATACATGATGGATAGCCCAGTAATGAGTCTACAAAATCTTTTCAAAAaagagtattttttttaataaaatccaGAAACCCCCTGAAAATCACATAGTTTACAAGCCAACCTCCCCGGAGGCGAAAAGTGACGACCAGCCCCACTCCCACAGCGCACAAAAGAAATTACAGGCTATGGGATTCCCCAGAGCGTACTTCCGGGCGAACTCGGCGCAGTTGAAGTTCGCCCGAGATTCGGGATCGGGACTGGGTATGTCCTGTTCGTAAAAGTCCAACTCGAGGTACTGTTGGTAGGCCAGAAAGACGATTCGATGCACGGGGTCTCCCTCCTGGCCACGTAGATTGTTGTACGGCACCAGGGTTTGTCCCGGCACCACATCACAGCCCTGGATGTTGCCCACCATCCAGATGAGGTAGTCCTTCTTCATGGGTATGTCCAGATCAACCATGATCAGGGTGTAGTACTTCTCTGGATCGGCACGATACCGGATGATGGGCTCCTTGATCACCTCGCTGATGATGACCTGCATGCCGGTCTTAATCTCGGTGTTGCAGGGATACAAGAGGTCGATGACGCCCCGCGGCTTGCACTTCAAGAGGCGCGGAATGATTTTGTGCTTCTTGAGGAGGTAGTTCAAGGTGTTGACGGGGTCAATGGGCTTGCATTGGACAATCATTGTTTTTTGGGGGCGGGGgtcttttgaattttgaatacAAATTTTGATAGACCTGCTAGGGTTTCGAGAACTTACGACTCCAGCGAATGCGCATCGACTTGTAAACGTTGCGAAAGTCCATGTTGCCACGACGCAGTAGTTGCAAGAACCGGATCCGGAACCGATCTCCCGATGCTGTCCCCTCCTCTTCCGCttcctccgcctccgccaATCCGTCGGCTTCCTCTTCCCCGGGTCCGGGTAATTCGTCGGATCCAGAGTCGCAATCGCCAACGGGCACAAAGGCAATGCACTCGCCTGGGGACTCGTCCTGATTCCGCTTGGGAAAACCCAGGATGGACGGGACTTCTTTGACTCTTTGAGGGGATGGAGAGAGGCAGCCACAAGTGGGCGTGACAACTGGTATAAGAGTGTAAGAGTCCTGCGAAGGACGCCTGCGCTACCGTTTTCAATCAGTGCGTATAAGAAAACATATATTTTCCCTCCCTTTGGCGGGGCGGACTCTGTGGCACGCACATTAGCATATGTATACACACGACGATTAATGGGTTTTCTTTTCCACCAGGATTATAGCATATCCTTTATTATCCAGATAACTGCTGGAGAAGACATGGCTTCCGGGTGTGTCACCTGGGCAACGTGTTCAATTGTTTTCTGATATCGATTTGTCGCAAGTTCCTCCTCGGCTGCGTTTCcagcacgtgactgatttatGGGACTTCTTTCGCAAGAACCGCATCCATTGGCACTCGATTTTATGGCCAACTGCTGCCAAGGATATGTAAGCACTTTCACAAAAAggatcaaataaaatataacaatGGACACAGCTGCCGAGCCAGTTTTTATTGCGAACTTTTGGATACAACGTGCGCTCTCCTGAGCTCCGATACTACGACTGAAATAAATTCCTACGCGCCCCGAGGAACTCGCAAAGGACATCGGTGTGGCAAGGAGGATGGAAAAGGGAGGACAATGTGTGGCAGGGGGAGTGTTAGAGAGATAGCGGGGGGAAGGTGTCAATCGCCCAGGTTGGGAACCCCTTGAGTTTAGCCCACATCCCGCCCAAAGCTGCGTGGTGCATTCCAAGAGAAGCTCTCCGAAAGCCATGCGTAGTTATGGGTAAGGGGGTGGTTGCCCCAAGGGGGGCACGGCTTGTAAGTTGCAGGAACAAAAGCGAAAGCGAAAGCAGCGAGCAAAACAAAGACCGACAAAAGAGTGGGGCAGAGAGAGAGTAAACAAAAAGGACGACGCCTGCGCACTGAAAGTAAAAGCTTCCAAGTGCCACAACAAATCTTAAATGAGTATTTTCAGCTAATTATATACCCTaacttttaatattaaaaataaaaaaataaatacacacTAAGCACCTTTTTTGTGTTTGCTCCTTTTGAGGCCCGTCTTGCTAAGCAGATAC
Coding sequences:
- the LOC6494051 gene encoding probable phospholipid-transporting ATPase IA isoform X1, producing the protein MSGNYQRQSLELRSPDNGSGSVDDADGRDRNLLGSTASQRRRQQRVAQQRQDSWFRHSMPPAINRDFESLEHLTPRVSDGLDEQLAASVSHSVHSGGSVTLCGRTADHSSIHLNSANSNLGFIDSDTPNTPVTPVSGLQPAPASVSTSAAGTLSSRRRSGYRKDSKGSILSRQSGRSRVSVLANRGLRMTASFLRRKRTEYEDDEDFTSSAGYDPDDGQKRVINLNAPQTTKYCNNRITTAKYSFISFLPAFLFEQFRRYSNCFFLLIAMLQQIPEVSPTGRYTTLVPLMFILSVSAIKEIIEDIKRHRADNEINHRSIERLDSGAWITVRWSELTVGDIIKVTINTFFPADLILLSSSEPQAMCFIETANLDGETNLKIRQGVTATAGLLETKDLLRLEGKVECELPNRHLYEFNGVLKETGKPTVALGNDQVLQRGAMLRNTAWIFGVVVYSGQETKLMKNSTSAPLKRSTVDKLTNTQILMLFMILISLCITSGLCNLFWTREHSDTDWYLGLNDFKSMSLGYNLLTFFILYNNLIPISLQVTLELVRFLQAIFINYDIEMYHQESNTPAMARTSNLNEELGMVKYIFSDKTGTLTQNVMEFKKCSIAGHSYVPKRTPEESLVVQNILSRHPTAAVIEEFLVLLSVCHTVIPERKDDGSIIYHAASPDERALVEGAQKFGYIFDTRTPEYVEINALGERKRYEVLNVLEFTSTRKRMSLIVRTPDNKIKLFCKGADTVIYERLAPQGQAFRDKTLRHLEEFASDGLRTLCLAVTEIRPDVYEEWRQTFHKASTALQNRESKLEDAANLIENNLRLLGATAIEDRLQDGVPETIASLLDAGIFIWVLTGDKQETAINIGYSCRLISHSMDIIILNEESLDATRDVIQRHYGEFKSSMAKDANVALVIDGTTLKYALSCDLRNDFQELCLLCRVVICCRVSPMQKAEVVEMVTLNTKAVTLAIGDGANDVAMIQKASVGIGISGVEGLQAACASDYSIAQFRYLQRLLLVHGAWNYARISKLILYSFYKNVCLYVIELWFAVYSGWSGQILFERWTIGLYNVLFTAMPPFAMGLFEKFCTADTMLRYPLLYKTSQKAKLFNVKVFWIWIFNALLHSVFLFWLPLVAFTGEVIWSDGLTSDYLMMGNLVYTYVIVTVCLKAGLITNSWTWLTHLAIWGSIVMWFVFLVIYSHVWPTFNLASNFRGMDIQLLSTPVFYFGLFLVPITTLLVDVICKLIHNTVFKTLTEAVRETEIRRSDVSEVMAEPRSSESNFGRNFSKLVRSSEVLLSYRKLRRSKQRPTNDRELKGPAPRLIGNETRLRVVNLEMEVDTEEAQRDRQRQLWRGGRPSSPSRNQSSPSGSSPFTGTLHM
- the LOC6494051 gene encoding probable phospholipid-transporting ATPase IA isoform X7; translated protein: MPSLSRLRLSFRRNDYAAGTGLLNTYDEDFTSSAGYDPDDGQKRVINLNAPQTTKYCNNRITTAKYSFISFLPAFLFEQFRRYSNCFFLLIAMLQQIPEVSPTGRYTTLVPLMFILSVSAIKEIIEDIKRHRADNEINHRSIERLDSGAWITVRWSELTVGDIIKVTINTFFPADLILLSSSEPQAMCFIETANLDGETNLKIRQGVTATAGLLETKDLLRLEGKVECELPNRHLYEFNGVLKETGKPTVALGNDQVLQRGAMLRNTAWIFGVVVYSGQETKLMKNSTSAPLKRSTVDKLTNTQILMLFMILISLCITSGLCNLFWTREHSDTDWYLGLNDFKSMSLGYNLLTFFILYNNLIPISLQVTLELVRFLQAIFINYDIEMYHQESNTPAMARTSNLNEELGMVKYIFSDKTGTLTQNVMEFKKCSIAGHSYVPKRTPEESLVVQNILSRHPTAAVIEEFLVLLSVCHTVIPERKDDGSIIYHAASPDERALVEGAQKFGYIFDTRTPEYVEINALGERKRYEVLNVLEFTSTRKRMSLIVRTPDNKIKLFCKGADTVIYERLAPQGQAFRDKTLRHLEEFASDGLRTLCLAVTEIRPDVYEEWRQTFHKASTALQNRESKLEDAANLIENNLRLLGATAIEDRLQDGVPETIASLLDAGIFIWVLTGDKQETAINIGYSCRLISHSMDIIILNEESLDATRDVIQRHYGEFKSSMAKDANVALVIDGTTLKYALSCDLRNDFQELCLLCRVVICCRVSPMQKAEVVEMVTLNTKAVTLAIGDGANDVAMIQKASVGIGISGVEGLQAACASDYSIAQFRYLQRLLLVHGAWNYARISKLILYSFYKNVCLYVIELWFAVYSGWSGQILFERWTIGLYNVLFTAMPPFAMGLFEKFCTADTMLRYPLLYKTSQKAKLFNVKVFWIWIFNALLHSVFLFWLPLVAFTGEVIWSDGLTSDYLMMGNLVYTYVIVTVCLKAGLITNSWTWLTHLAIWGSIVMWFVFLVIYSHVWPTFNLASNFRGMDIQLLSTPVFYFGLFLVPITTLLVDVICKLIHNTVFKTLTEAVRETEIRRSDVSEVMAEPRSSESNFGRNFSKLVRSSEVLLSYRKLRRSKQRPTNDRELKGPAPRLIGNETRLRVVNLEMEVDTEEAQRDRQRQLWRGGRPSSPSRNQSSPSGSSPFTGTLHM
- the LOC6494051 gene encoding probable phospholipid-transporting ATPase IA isoform X2, which codes for MADSGKNNAPPAPTGRYLGGENPAQNGYNGHGQRPAFHRNANDDGYRLWSSVQSWMGDRIRRMRSEVMRRTATTGPSRAEVGLAGGEDRPQRVDQGTQAGPNADREAAAPSEQHQQQPQPQAAGVTETDASIQHRRLSATTTKDSKISLKYLLSKTGLKRSKHKKDDEDFTSSAGYDPDDGQKRVINLNAPQTTKYCNNRITTAKYSFISFLPAFLFEQFRRYSNCFFLLIAMLQQIPEVSPTGRYTTLVPLMFILSVSAIKEIIEDIKRHRADNEINHRSIERLDSGAWITVRWSELTVGDIIKVTINTFFPADLILLSSSEPQAMCFIETANLDGETNLKIRQGVTATAGLLETKDLLRLEGKVECELPNRHLYEFNGVLKETGKPTVALGNDQVLQRGAMLRNTAWIFGVVVYSGQETKLMKNSTSAPLKRSTVDKLTNTQILMLFMILISLCITSGLCNLFWTREHSDTDWYLGLNDFKSMSLGYNLLTFFILYNNLIPISLQVTLELVRFLQAIFINYDIEMYHQESNTPAMARTSNLNEELGMVKYIFSDKTGTLTQNVMEFKKCSIAGHSYVPKRTPEESLVVQNILSRHPTAAVIEEFLVLLSVCHTVIPERKDDGSIIYHAASPDERALVEGAQKFGYIFDTRTPEYVEINALGERKRYEVLNVLEFTSTRKRMSLIVRTPDNKIKLFCKGADTVIYERLAPQGQAFRDKTLRHLEEFASDGLRTLCLAVTEIRPDVYEEWRQTFHKASTALQNRESKLEDAANLIENNLRLLGATAIEDRLQDGVPETIASLLDAGIFIWVLTGDKQETAINIGYSCRLISHSMDIIILNEESLDATRDVIQRHYGEFKSSMAKDANVALVIDGTTLKYALSCDLRNDFQELCLLCRVVICCRVSPMQKAEVVEMVTLNTKAVTLAIGDGANDVAMIQKASVGIGISGVEGLQAACASDYSIAQFRYLQRLLLVHGAWNYARISKLILYSFYKNVCLYVIELWFAVYSGWSGQILFERWTIGLYNVLFTAMPPFAMGLFEKFCTADTMLRYPLLYKTSQKAKLFNVKVFWIWIFNALLHSVFLFWLPLVAFTGEVIWSDGLTSDYLMMGNLVYTYVIVTVCLKAGLITNSWTWLTHLAIWGSIVMWFVFLVIYSHVWPTFNLASNFRGMDIQLLSTPVFYFGLFLVPITTLLVDVICKLIHNTVFKTLTEAVRETEIRRSDVSEVMAEPRSSESNFGRNFSKLVRSSEVLLSYRKLRRSKQRPTNDRELKGPAPRLIGNETRLRVVNLEMEVDTEEAQRDRQRQLWRGGRPSSPSRNQSSPSGSSPFTGTLHM
- the LOC6494051 gene encoding phospholipid-transporting ATPase IA isoform X10 codes for the protein MDFRNVYKSMRIRWSHDEDFTSSAGYDPDDGQKRVINLNAPQTTKYCNNRITTAKYSFISFLPAFLFEQFRRYSNCFFLLIAMLQQIPEVSPTGRYTTLVPLMFILSVSAIKEIIEDIKRHRADNEINHRSIERLDSGAWITVRWSELTVGDIIKVTINTFFPADLILLSSSEPQAMCFIETANLDGETNLKIRQGVTATAGLLETKDLLRLEGKVECELPNRHLYEFNGVLKETGKPTVALGNDQVLQRGAMLRNTAWIFGVVVYSGQETKLMKNSTSAPLKRSTVDKLTNTQILMLFMILISLCITSGLCNLFWTREHSDTDWYLGLNDFKSMSLGYNLLTFFILYNNLIPISLQVTLELVRFLQAIFINYDIEMYHQESNTPAMARTSNLNEELGMVKYIFSDKTGTLTQNVMEFKKCSIAGHSYVPKRTPEESLVVQNILSRHPTAAVIEEFLVLLSVCHTVIPERKDDGSIIYHAASPDERALVEGAQKFGYIFDTRTPEYVEINALGERKRYEVLNVLEFTSTRKRMSLIVRTPDNKIKLFCKGADTVIYERLAPQGQAFRDKTLRHLEEFASDGLRTLCLAVTEIRPDVYEEWRQTFHKASTALQNRESKLEDAANLIENNLRLLGATAIEDRLQDGVPETIASLLDAGIFIWVLTGDKQETAINIGYSCRLISHSMDIIILNEESLDATRDVIQRHYGEFKSSMAKDANVALVIDGTTLKYALSCDLRNDFQELCLLCRVVICCRVSPMQKAEVVEMVTLNTKAVTLAIGDGANDVAMIQKASVGIGISGVEGLQAACASDYSIAQFRYLQRLLLVHGAWNYARISKLILYSFYKNVCLYVIELWFAVYSGWSGQILFERWTIGLYNVLFTAMPPFAMGLFEKFCTADTMLRYPLLYKTSQKAKLFNVKVFWIWIFNALLHSVFLFWLPLVAFTGEVIWSDGLTSDYLMMGNLVYTYVIVTVCLKAGLITNSWTWLTHLAIWGSIVMWFVFLVIYSHVWPTFNLASNFRGMDIQLLSTPVFYFGLFLVPITTLLVDVICKLIHNTVFKTLTEAVRETEIRRSDVSEVMAEPRSS
- the LOC6494051 gene encoding probable phospholipid-transporting ATPase IA isoform X8, with the protein product MPLLRCVASPQRYRLYRPEDDEDFTSSAGYDPDDGQKRVINLNAPQTTKYCNNRITTAKYSFISFLPAFLFEQFRRYSNCFFLLIAMLQQIPEVSPTGRYTTLVPLMFILSVSAIKEIIEDIKRHRADNEINHRSIERLDSGAWITVRWSELTVGDIIKVTINTFFPADLILLSSSEPQAMCFIETANLDGETNLKIRQGVTATAGLLETKDLLRLEGKVECELPNRHLYEFNGVLKETGKPTVALGNDQVLQRGAMLRNTAWIFGVVVYSGQETKLMKNSTSAPLKRSTVDKLTNTQILMLFMILISLCITSGLCNLFWTREHSDTDWYLGLNDFKSMSLGYNLLTFFILYNNLIPISLQVTLELVRFLQAIFINYDIEMYHQESNTPAMARTSNLNEELGMVKYIFSDKTGTLTQNVMEFKKCSIAGHSYVPKRTPEESLVVQNILSRHPTAAVIEEFLVLLSVCHTVIPERKDDGSIIYHAASPDERALVEGAQKFGYIFDTRTPEYVEINALGERKRYEVLNVLEFTSTRKRMSLIVRTPDNKIKLFCKGADTVIYERLAPQGQAFRDKTLRHLEEFASDGLRTLCLAVTEIRPDVYEEWRQTFHKASTALQNRESKLEDAANLIENNLRLLGATAIEDRLQDGVPETIASLLDAGIFIWVLTGDKQETAINIGYSCRLISHSMDIIILNEESLDATRDVIQRHYGEFKSSMAKDANVALVIDGTTLKYALSCDLRNDFQELCLLCRVVICCRVSPMQKAEVVEMVTLNTKAVTLAIGDGANDVAMIQKASVGIGISGVEGLQAACASDYSIAQFRYLQRLLLVHGAWNYARISKLILYSFYKNVCLYVIELWFAVYSGWSGQILFERWTIGLYNVLFTAMPPFAMGLFEKFCTADTMLRYPLLYKTSQKAKLFNVKVFWIWIFNALLHSVFLFWLPLVAFTGEVIWSDGLTSDYLMMGNLVYTYVIVTVCLKAGLITNSWTWLTHLAIWGSIVMWFVFLVIYSHVWPTFNLASNFRGMDIQLLSTPVFYFGLFLVPITTLLVDVICKLIHNTVFKTLTEAVRETEIRRSDVSEVMAEPRSSESNFGRNFSKLVRSSEVLLSYRKLRRSKQRPTNDRELKGPAPRLIGNETRLRVVNLEMEVDTEEAQRDRQRQLWRGGRPSSPSRNQSSPSGSSPFTGTLHM
- the LOC6494051 gene encoding probable phospholipid-transporting ATPase IA isoform X6 codes for the protein MAGRQFALLLASWPASLLIRFSNRRAKRRASGRRFGLDRLTRSTCSLLTRFVVTDKNDEDFTSSAGYDPDDGQKRVINLNAPQTTKYCNNRITTAKYSFISFLPAFLFEQFRRYSNCFFLLIAMLQQIPEVSPTGRYTTLVPLMFILSVSAIKEIIEDIKRHRADNEINHRSIERLDSGAWITVRWSELTVGDIIKVTINTFFPADLILLSSSEPQAMCFIETANLDGETNLKIRQGVTATAGLLETKDLLRLEGKVECELPNRHLYEFNGVLKETGKPTVALGNDQVLQRGAMLRNTAWIFGVVVYSGQETKLMKNSTSAPLKRSTVDKLTNTQILMLFMILISLCITSGLCNLFWTREHSDTDWYLGLNDFKSMSLGYNLLTFFILYNNLIPISLQVTLELVRFLQAIFINYDIEMYHQESNTPAMARTSNLNEELGMVKYIFSDKTGTLTQNVMEFKKCSIAGHSYVPKRTPEESLVVQNILSRHPTAAVIEEFLVLLSVCHTVIPERKDDGSIIYHAASPDERALVEGAQKFGYIFDTRTPEYVEINALGERKRYEVLNVLEFTSTRKRMSLIVRTPDNKIKLFCKGADTVIYERLAPQGQAFRDKTLRHLEEFASDGLRTLCLAVTEIRPDVYEEWRQTFHKASTALQNRESKLEDAANLIENNLRLLGATAIEDRLQDGVPETIASLLDAGIFIWVLTGDKQETAINIGYSCRLISHSMDIIILNEESLDATRDVIQRHYGEFKSSMAKDANVALVIDGTTLKYALSCDLRNDFQELCLLCRVVICCRVSPMQKAEVVEMVTLNTKAVTLAIGDGANDVAMIQKASVGIGISGVEGLQAACASDYSIAQFRYLQRLLLVHGAWNYARISKLILYSFYKNVCLYVIELWFAVYSGWSGQILFERWTIGLYNVLFTAMPPFAMGLFEKFCTADTMLRYPLLYKTSQKAKLFNVKVFWIWIFNALLHSVFLFWLPLVAFTGEVIWSDGLTSDYLMMGNLVYTYVIVTVCLKAGLITNSWTWLTHLAIWGSIVMWFVFLVIYSHVWPTFNLASNFRGMDIQLLSTPVFYFGLFLVPITTLLVDVICKLIHNTVFKTLTEAVRETEIRRSDVSEVMAEPRSSESNFGRNFSKLVRSSEVLLSYRKLRRSKQRPTNDRELKGPAPRLIGNETRLRVVNLEMEVDTEEAQRDRQRQLWRGGRPSSPSRNQSSPSGSSPFTGTLHM